From the genome of Spodoptera frugiperda isolate SF20-4 chromosome 23, AGI-APGP_CSIRO_Sfru_2.0, whole genome shotgun sequence, one region includes:
- the LOC118267067 gene encoding ecdysone receptor isoform X1 — MSIESRLDSLVRGKSEVKAFAGGCPSALVDTGACDTLADMRRRWYNNGGFQTLRMLEESSSEVTSSSALGLPPAMVMSPESLASPEYGGLELWGYEDGLTTYSMAQSLGSCTMEQQQQPQQQQQPQQTQPLPSMPLPMPPTTPKSENESMSSGREELSPASSVNGCSTDGEARRQKKGPAPRQQEELCLVCGDRASGYHYNALTCEGCKGFFRRSVTKNAVYICKFGHACEMDMYMRRKCQECRLKKCLAVGMRPECVVPENQCAMKRKEKKAQREKDKLPVSTTTVDDHMPPIMQCDPPPPEAARILECLQHEVVPRFLNEKLMEQNRLKNVPPLTANQKSLIARLVWYQEGYEQPSEEDLKRVTQTWQSDEDEEESDMPFRQITEMTILTVQLIVEFAKGLPGFAKISQSDQITLLKACSSEVMMLRVARRYDAATDSVLFANNQAYTRDNYRKAGMAYVIEDLLHFCRCMYAMMMDNVHYALLTAIVIFSDRPGLEQPLLVEEIQRYYLNTLRVYILNQHSASPRCPVIFGKILGILTELRTLGMQNSNMCISLKLKNRKLPPFLEEIWDVADVSTTATPAAPVTESAAL; from the exons ATGTCCATAGAGTCGCGTTTAGATAGTTTAGTGCGAGGAAAAAGTGAAGTGAAAGCCTTTGCCGGAGGATGTCCCTCGGCGCTCGTGGATACCGGAGCGTGTGACACGCTCGCAGACATGAGACGACGCTGGTATAACAACGGAGGTTTCCAGACGCTGCGAATGCTCGAGGAGAGCTCATCTGAAGTCACTTCGTCTTCAGCGTTAGGTTTGCCTCCTGCTATGGTGATGTCCCCGGAATCGCTCGCGTCGCCAGAATACGGCGGCCTGGAGCTGTGGGGCTATGAAGATGGCCTTACAACATATAGCATGGCACAGTCGCTGGGCTCTTGCACAATGGAGCAACAGCAACAGCCGCAGCAGCAGCAACAGCCCCAACAGACTCAGCCGTTGCCATCAATGCCGTTACCCATGCCGCCTACAACACCCAAATCAGAAAATGAGTCGATGTCATCAG GTCGTGAGGAACTGTCACCGGCTTCAAGTGTTAATGGATGCAGCACAGATGGCGAGGCGAGGCGGCAGAAGAAAGGCCCAGCACCGCGGCAACAAGAGGAGCTATGTCTCGTCTGCGGCGACAGAGCCTCCGGGTACCATTACAACGCGCTCACATGTGAAGGGTGTAAAG GATTCTTCAGGCGGAGTGTAACCAAAAATGCAGTGTACATATGCAAATTCGGGCATGCATGTGAGATGGACATGTATATGCGGAGAAAATGTCAGGAGTGTCGGTTGAAGAAATGTCTGGCAGTGGGCATGAGGCCCGAGTGTGTGGTGCCAGAAAACCAGTGTGCAATGAAACGGAAAGAGAAAAAGGCACAAAGGGAAAAAGACAAGTTGCCCGTCAGTACAACGACAGTAGATGATCACATGCCTCCCATTATGCAATGTGATCCACCGCCCCCAGAGGCTGCAAGAATT CTGGAATGTTTGCAGCACGAGGTGGTGCCGCGGTTCCTGAATGAGAAGCTAATGGAACAGAACAGGCTGAAGAATGTGCCCCCCCTCACCGCCAACCAGAAGTCCCTAATAGCGAGGCTGGTCTGGTACCAAGAAGGCTACGAACAGCCGTCAGAAGAGGACCTAAAAAGAGTCACACAG ACCTGGCAGTCGGATGAAGACGAAGAAGAGTCGGACATGCCGTTCCGTCAGATCACCGAGATGACAATCCTCACAGTGCAGCTCATTGTAGAATTCGCTAAGGGCCTACCAGGCTTCGCAAAGATCTCACAGTCGGATCAGATCACGTTATTAAAG GCTTGTTCGAGTGAAGTGATGATGTTGCGAGTGGCTCGGCGGTACGACGCGGCGACAGACAGCGTGTTGTTCGCCAACAACCAGGCGTACACTCGCGACAACTACCGCAAGGCAGGCATGGCCTACGTCATCGAGGACCTGCTGCACTTCTGTAGGTGCATGTACGCCATGATGATGGATAACGTCCACTATGCACTGCTCACCGCCATCGTCATTTTCTCAG ACCGGCCCGGGCTTGAGCAACCCTTGTTGGTGGAGGAGATCCAGAGATATTACCTGAACACGCTGCGAGTGTACATCCTGAACCAGCACAGTGCGTCGCCGCGCTGCCCTGTCATCTTCGGCAAGATCCTCGGCATCCTGACGGAGCTGCGCACTCTGGGCATGCAGAACTCCAACATGTGCATCTCGCTCAAGTTGAAGAACAGGAAGCTGCCGCCGTTCCTCGAGGAGATCTGGGACGTGGCGGACGTGTCTACCACGGCCACGCCGGCAGCCCCCGTGACGGAAAGCGCGGCGCTCTAG
- the LOC118267067 gene encoding ecdysone receptor isoform X2, translated as MSIESRLDSLVRGKSEVKAFAGGCPSALVDTGACDTLADMRRRWYNNGGFQTLRMLEESSSEVTSSSALGLPPAMVMSPESLASPEYGGLELWGYEDGLTTYSMAQSLGSCTMEQQQQPQQQQQPQQTQPLPSMPLPMPPTTPKSENESMSSGREELSPASSVNGCSTDGEARRQKKGPAPRQQEELCLVCGDRASGYHYNALTCEGCKGFFRRSVTKNAVYICKFGHACEMDMYMRRKCQECRLKKCLAVGMRPECVVPENQCAMKRKEKKAQREKDKLPVSTTTVDDHMPPIMQCDPPPPEAARIHEVVPRFLNEKLMEQNRLKNVPPLTANQKSLIARLVWYQEGYEQPSEEDLKRVTQTWQSDEDEEESDMPFRQITEMTILTVQLIVEFAKGLPGFAKISQSDQITLLKACSSEVMMLRVARRYDAATDSVLFANNQAYTRDNYRKAGMAYVIEDLLHFCRCMYAMMMDNVHYALLTAIVIFSDRPGLEQPLLVEEIQRYYLNTLRVYILNQHSASPRCPVIFGKILGILTELRTLGMQNSNMCISLKLKNRKLPPFLEEIWDVADVSTTATPAAPVTESAAL; from the exons ATGTCCATAGAGTCGCGTTTAGATAGTTTAGTGCGAGGAAAAAGTGAAGTGAAAGCCTTTGCCGGAGGATGTCCCTCGGCGCTCGTGGATACCGGAGCGTGTGACACGCTCGCAGACATGAGACGACGCTGGTATAACAACGGAGGTTTCCAGACGCTGCGAATGCTCGAGGAGAGCTCATCTGAAGTCACTTCGTCTTCAGCGTTAGGTTTGCCTCCTGCTATGGTGATGTCCCCGGAATCGCTCGCGTCGCCAGAATACGGCGGCCTGGAGCTGTGGGGCTATGAAGATGGCCTTACAACATATAGCATGGCACAGTCGCTGGGCTCTTGCACAATGGAGCAACAGCAACAGCCGCAGCAGCAGCAACAGCCCCAACAGACTCAGCCGTTGCCATCAATGCCGTTACCCATGCCGCCTACAACACCCAAATCAGAAAATGAGTCGATGTCATCAG GTCGTGAGGAACTGTCACCGGCTTCAAGTGTTAATGGATGCAGCACAGATGGCGAGGCGAGGCGGCAGAAGAAAGGCCCAGCACCGCGGCAACAAGAGGAGCTATGTCTCGTCTGCGGCGACAGAGCCTCCGGGTACCATTACAACGCGCTCACATGTGAAGGGTGTAAAG GATTCTTCAGGCGGAGTGTAACCAAAAATGCAGTGTACATATGCAAATTCGGGCATGCATGTGAGATGGACATGTATATGCGGAGAAAATGTCAGGAGTGTCGGTTGAAGAAATGTCTGGCAGTGGGCATGAGGCCCGAGTGTGTGGTGCCAGAAAACCAGTGTGCAATGAAACGGAAAGAGAAAAAGGCACAAAGGGAAAAAGACAAGTTGCCCGTCAGTACAACGACAGTAGATGATCACATGCCTCCCATTATGCAATGTGATCCACCGCCCCCAGAGGCTGCAAGAATT CACGAGGTGGTGCCGCGGTTCCTGAATGAGAAGCTAATGGAACAGAACAGGCTGAAGAATGTGCCCCCCCTCACCGCCAACCAGAAGTCCCTAATAGCGAGGCTGGTCTGGTACCAAGAAGGCTACGAACAGCCGTCAGAAGAGGACCTAAAAAGAGTCACACAG ACCTGGCAGTCGGATGAAGACGAAGAAGAGTCGGACATGCCGTTCCGTCAGATCACCGAGATGACAATCCTCACAGTGCAGCTCATTGTAGAATTCGCTAAGGGCCTACCAGGCTTCGCAAAGATCTCACAGTCGGATCAGATCACGTTATTAAAG GCTTGTTCGAGTGAAGTGATGATGTTGCGAGTGGCTCGGCGGTACGACGCGGCGACAGACAGCGTGTTGTTCGCCAACAACCAGGCGTACACTCGCGACAACTACCGCAAGGCAGGCATGGCCTACGTCATCGAGGACCTGCTGCACTTCTGTAGGTGCATGTACGCCATGATGATGGATAACGTCCACTATGCACTGCTCACCGCCATCGTCATTTTCTCAG ACCGGCCCGGGCTTGAGCAACCCTTGTTGGTGGAGGAGATCCAGAGATATTACCTGAACACGCTGCGAGTGTACATCCTGAACCAGCACAGTGCGTCGCCGCGCTGCCCTGTCATCTTCGGCAAGATCCTCGGCATCCTGACGGAGCTGCGCACTCTGGGCATGCAGAACTCCAACATGTGCATCTCGCTCAAGTTGAAGAACAGGAAGCTGCCGCCGTTCCTCGAGGAGATCTGGGACGTGGCGGACGTGTCTACCACGGCCACGCCGGCAGCCCCCGTGACGGAAAGCGCGGCGCTCTAG
- the LOC118267067 gene encoding ecdysone receptor isoform X3: MSIESRLDSLVRGKSEVKAFAGGCPSALVDTGACDTLADMRRRWYNNGGFQTLRMLEESSSEVTSSSALGLPPAMVMSPESLASPEYGGLELWGYEDGLTTYSMAQSLGSCTMEQQQQPQQQQQPQQTQPLPSMPLPMPPTTPKSENESMSSGREELSPASSVNGCSTDGEARRQKKGPAPRQQEELCLVCGDRASGYHYNALTCEGCKGFFRRSVTKNAVYICKFGHACEMDMYMRRKCQECRLKKCLAVGMRPECVVPENQCAMKRKEKKAQREKDKLPVSTTTVDDHMPPIMQCDPPPPEAARIHEVVPRFLNEKLMEQNRLKNVPPLTANQKSLIARLVWYQEGYEQPSEEDLKRVTQSDEDEEESDMPFRQITEMTILTVQLIVEFAKGLPGFAKISQSDQITLLKACSSEVMMLRVARRYDAATDSVLFANNQAYTRDNYRKAGMAYVIEDLLHFCRCMYAMMMDNVHYALLTAIVIFSDRPGLEQPLLVEEIQRYYLNTLRVYILNQHSASPRCPVIFGKILGILTELRTLGMQNSNMCISLKLKNRKLPPFLEEIWDVADVSTTATPAAPVTESAAL, encoded by the exons ATGTCCATAGAGTCGCGTTTAGATAGTTTAGTGCGAGGAAAAAGTGAAGTGAAAGCCTTTGCCGGAGGATGTCCCTCGGCGCTCGTGGATACCGGAGCGTGTGACACGCTCGCAGACATGAGACGACGCTGGTATAACAACGGAGGTTTCCAGACGCTGCGAATGCTCGAGGAGAGCTCATCTGAAGTCACTTCGTCTTCAGCGTTAGGTTTGCCTCCTGCTATGGTGATGTCCCCGGAATCGCTCGCGTCGCCAGAATACGGCGGCCTGGAGCTGTGGGGCTATGAAGATGGCCTTACAACATATAGCATGGCACAGTCGCTGGGCTCTTGCACAATGGAGCAACAGCAACAGCCGCAGCAGCAGCAACAGCCCCAACAGACTCAGCCGTTGCCATCAATGCCGTTACCCATGCCGCCTACAACACCCAAATCAGAAAATGAGTCGATGTCATCAG GTCGTGAGGAACTGTCACCGGCTTCAAGTGTTAATGGATGCAGCACAGATGGCGAGGCGAGGCGGCAGAAGAAAGGCCCAGCACCGCGGCAACAAGAGGAGCTATGTCTCGTCTGCGGCGACAGAGCCTCCGGGTACCATTACAACGCGCTCACATGTGAAGGGTGTAAAG GATTCTTCAGGCGGAGTGTAACCAAAAATGCAGTGTACATATGCAAATTCGGGCATGCATGTGAGATGGACATGTATATGCGGAGAAAATGTCAGGAGTGTCGGTTGAAGAAATGTCTGGCAGTGGGCATGAGGCCCGAGTGTGTGGTGCCAGAAAACCAGTGTGCAATGAAACGGAAAGAGAAAAAGGCACAAAGGGAAAAAGACAAGTTGCCCGTCAGTACAACGACAGTAGATGATCACATGCCTCCCATTATGCAATGTGATCCACCGCCCCCAGAGGCTGCAAGAATT CACGAGGTGGTGCCGCGGTTCCTGAATGAGAAGCTAATGGAACAGAACAGGCTGAAGAATGTGCCCCCCCTCACCGCCAACCAGAAGTCCCTAATAGCGAGGCTGGTCTGGTACCAAGAAGGCTACGAACAGCCGTCAGAAGAGGACCTAAAAAGAGTCACACAG TCGGATGAAGACGAAGAAGAGTCGGACATGCCGTTCCGTCAGATCACCGAGATGACAATCCTCACAGTGCAGCTCATTGTAGAATTCGCTAAGGGCCTACCAGGCTTCGCAAAGATCTCACAGTCGGATCAGATCACGTTATTAAAG GCTTGTTCGAGTGAAGTGATGATGTTGCGAGTGGCTCGGCGGTACGACGCGGCGACAGACAGCGTGTTGTTCGCCAACAACCAGGCGTACACTCGCGACAACTACCGCAAGGCAGGCATGGCCTACGTCATCGAGGACCTGCTGCACTTCTGTAGGTGCATGTACGCCATGATGATGGATAACGTCCACTATGCACTGCTCACCGCCATCGTCATTTTCTCAG ACCGGCCCGGGCTTGAGCAACCCTTGTTGGTGGAGGAGATCCAGAGATATTACCTGAACACGCTGCGAGTGTACATCCTGAACCAGCACAGTGCGTCGCCGCGCTGCCCTGTCATCTTCGGCAAGATCCTCGGCATCCTGACGGAGCTGCGCACTCTGGGCATGCAGAACTCCAACATGTGCATCTCGCTCAAGTTGAAGAACAGGAAGCTGCCGCCGTTCCTCGAGGAGATCTGGGACGTGGCGGACGTGTCTACCACGGCCACGCCGGCAGCCCCCGTGACGGAAAGCGCGGCGCTCTAG